In the Verrucomicrobia bacterium CG1_02_43_26 genome, TATAAAGGGCAAGCGCAGCTGCCTTTTGGATAGCGAGGAATTGGCCGGAGTCTGTATTGTTTTTGACATCACCGTAGGCCTTTATGATTAAAGGGTTACCACAGACCCAGCCCATTCGCCAACCCGTCATATTAAAACTCTTCGAAAGGGAATGAACCTCGATACAATTTTCCATCGCTTCAGGAACCTGGAATATGGAACGGTAAACACCATCGTAGACGAGGGCGGAGTAGGCGGCATCTTGGATAATTATGATTTCATTTTGACGAGCCCAGGCGATCGCATCCCTATAGAATTCAAGGGGAGCTGAAGCGCCCGTTGGGTTATTAGGATAATTAAGCACCAAAACCTTTGCGCGCTCTACTATCTCATTTGGAATAGCGTTGAGATCCGGCAAATAATGATTATCCTCGGTTAGCGGGAGATTAAACACCTCCCCCCCCAGATAACGGGTATGGGTTGCAAAGATATTGTAACCAGGAATCGTCATGAGAGCGACATCCCCCGGGTTAATAAAGCACGTAGGGAGGATTGATAAAGCGGATTTGCTGCCGATGGAGTGGATGATATTGGTATCCGGGTTTAACTTAACGTTAAACAGATTAAGCATATAATGAGCAACCGCTGCCTTGAATTCGCGACAACCATTATCCGCGTAGGTGCGATTTTCGGGGAGAGCTGCCTCTAACTGGAGCGCGCTGACGATTTCCGGGAAAGCCATATCATCCGGCTCACCCACGCCCATATCGATGATATCTAAATGAGGTTTTTCCAGAATAGCCTCATTTTTAGCGAGCTTAATTTTAGCAAATTTATAGAGTTCGGTGGATTTACCGTAGAGTTTACCGCCGATGCGTTCCGCAAAGAGATCTTGGATGTAGGAATGGGAGAGCATGAGAGAATTGTTATTGTACTACATATATTAGATAGTATAAAATCATAAAAAGTCAGCCACAAATACCATCTGATATGGAAGTATACGAACGCATTAAAGATATAAAAGAAAAAGTCGATGCGTTACGCAAGGAAGGGAAGACGATAGGCTTGGTATCAACCATGGGATACCTTCATGAAGGCCATTTGCGGTTGTTTGACGAAGCGAAAAAGAAGGCTGATATTGTGATTGTGGCCGTTTTCGTAAACCCGAAGCAGTTTGGGCCAAATGAAACCTTAGCAAAGTACCCGAAAGATCTCGAAGGAGATAAAAAAAAGTGTGAAGCCAGAGGAATCGATATCCTATTTGCTCCGAGCGTTGAAGAAATTTACCCAAAAGGCTTTTCCACGAGCGTGGCCGAAGATGAATTGAGCAAAGATTTATGCGGGAAATCCAGACCCTATTACTTTAAAGGTGTGACCACATTGATCGCTGTTTACCTAAACGCGATTAAACCCGATGGGCTATGCCTAGGACAACGGGACGCACAATTGACCGCAGTGGTTACTAAAATGATAAAAGATTTACAATTTGACGTGAAACTGTGTGAGATTCCGATTGTGCGGGATGAACACGGCGTGGTTTACAGCTCGAGTTATTTTTTAATGACAGATGCGCAACGAAACGATGCGAGAAAAGTTTATGAAGCCCTGGAAGCCGGTAAGAAAATGGCGGATCAAGGAATGCGTAATGTGGACAGAATTATTGCTGAAGCGACGCATAAGTTACGCCAGAGCTTGAGATTGCGCGTGATTTATGTGTCAGTTGTCGATAAAGTTACGATGAAACCCTTAAGAGAAGTGGTACCCGGGCAAACTTTGCTTATGACAGCCGTGTGGCTAGACGAGTATCGATTGATAGATAATATAATTCTTTAGATGGCACAAATGGGGTACGATGTTGTTGTAGTAGGGAGCGGCATAGCCGGTCTGAGTTTTGCGTTAGAAGTTGCCCAGAAAGGTTACTCCGTTGCGATTATCACAAAAAAGAACCGTGCGGATTCTAATACAAATTACGCGCAAGGCGGGATTGCCTGTGTAACCAGTAAAGGTGATGCATTTGATTTACATATTAAAGACACCTTGGATGCCGGAGACGGTTTAAATGATGAAAGCGTGGCCCGTAAAATTGTAGAAGAAGCACCAGCCTGTATTGAAGAATTGATACAATTTGGCGTTCAGTTTAGCCAGGAACAGAACGGCAGCTTTTCGCTCGGTCAAGAAGGTGGGCATTCGCAGCGCAGGATATTGCACGCAAACGATGTGACCGGAAAAGTTATTGAAAGTGCGTTGTTAGATTCCGTAGCCAAGCTAAAAAATATTGAAGTATTGGAACACTTTTTTGCAATTGATCTGATTACGCTGAAGAAAAACTTCCCGGAGCACTATAGTAAGCATAATGAAGTATTGGGCTTGTATGCGCTGGATACGAACAAAGGAGAAGTGAAGACCTTTGCCGCAAAAGTGATATTAATCGCAACCGGCGGAATCGGGCAAGCCTACCAGTTTACAACGAATCCGGATATTGCCACCGGAGACGGGATAGCAATGGCGTATCGAGCCGGGGTAGGAATCAGTAATATGGAGTTCGTGCAATTTCACCCAACCGCGCTTTATACAAAAGACGACGACAGATTTTTGATCAGTGAAGCAATTCGTGGAGAAGGTGCCATATTACGTGATATGGAAGGGAATTCCTTTATGCCAAAATATGATACCAGAGGAGATCTGGCCTCGAGGGACATTGTGGCAAGAGCTATTGATTTGGAGATGAAACAATCGGGATCTAAGCATGTGTGGCTAGACATTACACATGAAAGCGAAGATTATTTAAAAAAGCGATTTCCCCATATTTTTGAGACCCTCCTTCAACGAGGTATCAATATGGCAAAAGATTATATTCCCGTTGTTCCAGCAGCGCATTATTTATGTGGCGGCATTGTAACAAACATAAGCGCGGAAACGGAATTGCCCGGCCTGTATGCTTGTGGTGAGGCAGCTTGTACGGGACTTCATGGTGCAAATCGTTTAGCAAGTAATTCTTTATTAGAAGCTGTTGTGATGGCGAGACGAGGGGCAAGATCTGTTATTGATTATTTAAAAAGATATCAAGACGACTCTATGCCATTACCCTCCTGGGTGAGCGGGGATATACAAGATTCTGATGAGCGCGTTGTCCTTTCTCATAATTGGGAAGAATTGAAACAAACCATGTGGGACTATGTGGGCATTGTGCGGTCTACAAAACGCTTGCAACGGGCAAAGACACGGATACAGAATTTGAGTAACGAGATTAACGAGTATTATTGGGACTTTAAAGTGGAACCTAAGTTGCTAGAGCTGCGTAATTTGACCCAAGTGGCACTTCTTGTAATCGAGTGCGCGATGCAGCGGAAGGAGAGTAGAGGACTACACTATACCCTGGATTATCTAGAGAAGTTGGAAGATGCCAAGCCCTCTTATATTATTAAGCCAGAAGAAAAAGAAATCTGTGCATCGAAATAAAAAAAAGGCCTACGTTTATTAAACGAAGACCCTTTTAGTTTTTTTTGGGGGGAAGTGTTTAAAATTTATCTTTCCTAGCCTTTTTGCGGCAGTATACTAAACCGAGCACAAGACCATAGGTAACGTGGTTGATCCAGCTGATGAGCATGCCCATAAATGCGCTAGAAGTGGCCGCGTTGCATGGATTGCAGGGATTACATGGATTCATTTGAGTCATAGATTTGCATGGGTTAGCCATGCAAGGGTTGCAGGGTTGGCAGACGTTTTCTGTGATCGTGATGACCTCCTCTTCTTCGACGACCATAACCATACAAGGATTATTGGATTGTTGCATGTCTTGCACTTTAGCTATAACGGGAGGCAATGCAAACCAGGCAATGATTGTTAGGATTGTTCCGTAGATGATTCCTTTTACAGCAGCATTCATGCAAGGGATGGGAGCGAAGATGAGCGCAAAGATAATTGCGTAAATAATACCAACACCGAAGTGAATGATAGCACCTACTAAGTAGATAGCGAAGAGACTAGCTGCATTACCTAAAGCGAGTTCTCCGAGGAGATATAGGGAATTCATGCCCAGTAAGAACATGACAATTGTCATGGCTACTGTGGCTATGATGCCCGCTTTAACGGCGCGAGACCAGTTAAGGCATTTTGAAGGGCAACATTTTTCAGTGCTGCAACAAGATTGCTTCTCGTTTTTATTTTGATCTTTTTCAGACATATTGAATTGGGTGCTTGGGTTTAAATAAAGGTTTAGATAACGATTTAATGATAAGGGACGTGAAATATTGCGGTCAAGCGCAAATCTTTCTATATTGGTTGATATATGTAAGAAAGAGTTGGGTTCTATTTGCTGAAGTTGGAAAGCATTGATTGCGAGATGTTAATGGTTTTGCAAACCGGACGTTTTAGAAATGCTGATAGAGACTCGTTTTTTTAGGCATTTAATTAAAATAAAAGCTGGCATTTGTGCTAAAAAGCTGCCATATATTGTTTATGGAAGCGCCTATTGCGCCGGCTTAGCTCAGTTGGTAGAGCACCCGCCTTGTAAGCGGACGGTCGTCAGTTCGAGTCTGACAGCCGGCTCCATATTCTGATCAAGCCCAATATAGGTTTAATCCAAAGACAATACCCCCCTTCTTGATAAACTCCCCTATCCATTATTAATGTTATGGCTCATCGTCAATTTATTACGTTTAAGTTGGGCGATGATATGTTTGGCATAGACATTTTGTTTGTGCGGGAAGTTAATCGTAGTTTGGAGATTCGGTGTGTGGATCGCGCACCTTACTTTGTGAAAGGGCTGATTAACCTACGTGGCCAGATCGTAACGGTTTTGGACGTGATGGGGCTTCTTGGTATAAAAGCAAGGACACCTGGACAACAGGGCGTATATATTGTGCTGAAGAGTAACGCTGAGTTGGAGCGGTTAAACTATCTTCACCGCCGTGCGGATATGTGGACGTGTGATGATATCGTGGGGCTGTATGTGGATGAGATAGGCGATGTTATCAGTGCAGAGCTGACAAAGTTGCAAGACAAACACGATTTGGGTGTATCCAGTAAATTTTTAGAAGGCATTGTTAAGTTAGATAATCAACTGTTGCCCATATTGAAACCGGTAGAGATTTTATCAATGGAACAGGAAGAGCTATTAGCCTAAACGTTAATGAATTATAGGAAGGTCAAAAAATGAAGCGCACATTAGAAAATGGAGATTTGACGATATCGATACATGAAGATTTGATATCAACATCTGTTTCGCGAAAGAAGAGCCAGTTTCAAGAAATATTTCACGAAAGTGGGGATATAGATACGATTACGCTGGATATAAAAGATGTGGATCTTATCGATTCTCAGGGGTTGAACCTGTTGATCAGTGTGTATCAGGAGTGCCAGAAGCGTTCGATTAAATTTAAGATTACGGGGTGCTCGCAATCGAATATGAAGTTATTTTCATTCGTGAAGATGAAGGAAAGGTTTGGTATTGAGGCTAATGTGTAATTCGGTTTAGTTATGTCATTTGAAAGCGAGGAAATGTTGGACGTTTTCGTTCAAGAGTCCAGCGAACATTTGGATAGCTTGGAGCCGGATTTGCTTAAGTTAGAGAAGAGCAGTACCGACAAGGAATTAGTAAATCGAATTTTTCGAGGAGTTCATTCGATCAAGGGAACGTCCGGGTTTTTTGGCCTTAATAATATCTCCTCATTGGCTCACGTTATGGAGAGCGTGATATCAAAGATACGCGAAGGCGAGCTCGAGGTGAATGCGAAAATTGTGGATACGCTATTATCCGGTGCGGACAAGTTGCGCATTTTAGTAAACGATGCCGTAAATAGTGAAGGAATAGATATTGGCAAAGAGCGTGAAGCTGTTGAAAAATTAATCGGAGAAAAGCAGAAAGGATCCGCTGGTTTATTTAAAGAGGCCTTGGAGATGAATATCGACCTGCCGGAAAATTTGCGGATATTTAAGGCTACTGCAGAGATGCTGCAAGAATCCATCAGTAACGGGCATTTATTTTATGTTATCACCGTCAATTTGAAACGAGATGTTCATGAGAAAAACCGCAAGTTAGTTGATTTCTTTTCGTATATATCATCCTTTGGAGAATATTTAGATTCAAATACGGATATAGCGGAAATCGATGGGCTAGAAAACCCGATTGAAGCGGACATTGACTGTAAAGTGCTCTTTTCCTCAACCATGGATACGGAGCTGATACAGATGGCGTGGGATATAGCGATTGAGCAGATTGAAAAAATTCCTGAAAAAACTATTAAAAATTGGAAAGCTCATTTAGAGCGAATCGGTAATAAAAAAGAAGATAAAAACGGTTCAGACAATATAAGGGATTTAGTTTCTCTGGCTAAAGCAGAGCAAAAATTTAACCAAGCAAAACGAAAAGCTACACGATTCTTGGATAAAAAAACAAGAGCCATGTTTCAGACAAAAGGCATCAATGCGGTCAATTTTGCTTTTAGTTTAGGAGAGCATGCCACCCATAAACCTGATGAGACAATACGGATAGCTGTGCCCCTTTTGGATGATTTGATGAATCTTGCAGGTGAAATGGTATTGGCCAGAAATCAATTAATGCGCGTATTAAGTAAACTAGATATGCCTAAATCCGGATTAGGCGGGGTGATGCAGAAGATCCGGTCGGTGACTTCAATGATGCAGGAGAAGGTGATGCAGACGCGACTGCAGCCGATTGGGAATCTTTTTGAAAAGTTTAACCGAGTGGTTCGGGATTTATCCAGCAAGTTGGGAAAGGAAGTGGAATTTAAGACATTCGGGATAGGCGTTGAGATTGATAAATCTATCGTGCAGATGTTATCAGATCCCCTCACGCATATGATACGCAATTGTGTGGATCACGGGATAGAATTTCCTGAAGCTCGATTAGAGAAAGGCAAGCCGCGAACGGGAACGATTAAACTTATGGCCAGCCATGTGGGAAGCCAAGTTCAAATCAGTGTTTGGGACGATGGTAAGGGGATGGATCCTCTTAGTATCAAGAATAAGGCGATTGAAAAAGGGTTGATCACACCCGAGGAGGCCAATTTATTAAATGATCAATTAGCATTTCAGCTGGTGTTTACCCCCGGGTTTTCGACAGCGAGCGAAGTGACCGAGATTTCCGGTAGAGGAATTGGGATGGATGTTGTGCGCGCAAATATTGAGCGTTTGGGCGGGAATGTGGAGTTAGATTCTGTAAAAGGCAAATACACGTATGTGACTATGCGCTTGCCCTTAACTTTAGCCATTATTCCAGCCATGATCGCAGCTTCTCGGAATCGGTGCTTTGCGGTTCCGCAGATACATTTAGAAGAGATCGTAAAAATCAGTAAGATTAACAAAATACAAGCAGTTAGGGGGTGCCCTATTTTAAGATTAAGAGATAAGATGCTTCCGCTGGTTGATTTAGCGACATTGCTTGATATGGAAGGGACAGATAAACGCGCGTCCGGTGAATCTGTAGAGCAGCTAAACGAAGTTAAACCCGAAGCGGTGAAGCGATCTAACCTCTCCACGTTGTCATTAAAGCAAGAAGGCTATATATTGGTGTTAAAGGCGGACCAAGAACGCTACGGCCTTATTGTAGACGAACTATTTGACGTAGAGGAAGTTGTTGTTAAGCCCCTCAGCGATTATTTTCACGACTCAAAATGTTATTCCGGGACAACGATTTTAGGAGATGGCAAAATTGCCATGATACTGGATCCTAATTGTATTGCGCATGCCGCGAGCATGGAGTTTTCCGAATTTAAAGATGAAGGGAAACTACAAGCCGTAAAAAATAGCATAAACTGCGTGATTGAGCATCAGCCCATACTTCTATTTAAAAGCGGGCCGGAAGAAGTTTTTGCGATTAATATTTCAATGATCGATCGTATCGAAAAAATAAATACAACCGAGATAGAGCATTTTGGGGAAAAAGAATTTATGACACATCGTGAAGCCTCGATGAGATTAATCCGGCTACATGATTATATAGAAGTCACCCCATTGGACTCAAAGGCAGAGAAGTTATTTGTTATTATACCCAAGTTTGTACGCAAGCCTATGGGTATTCTGGTGAGCGAGATCGTAGACATTGTGCAGAGCGATTTGAAATTGGATGAAGAAACGATCAAAGCCAAAGGAATATTAGGTTCCACATTAATTAACGAGACAATGACATTGTTTATAGATGTTTATGGGCTGTTTGAAACCGTAGACCCTGTGATGTATGATTGGAAGAGGACCTCATCTATCATGAAAGGGAAGCGATTATTATTTGCTGAAGATACGGAATTTTTCAGGATAGTGGTTGCGAAATATTTACGTGAATTTGGTGCCGAAGTGGATGTTGCTCAGAATGGTCAGGAGGCATGGCAACTGTTGCAGGAGAATGATTACGATTTAGTGCTTACGGATGTAGAAATGCCGATTATGAATGGTTATGAGTTGGCGCGTAAAATAAAGTCCTACGAGCGATTTAAAGATAAGCCTGTGATTGCTTTGACTACTTTGTGCACGGAGAAGAATCGTGTAAAAGGTGAGAAGGCGGGTATGGATTCATTTCAATCCAAGTTAAATAAAGAAAGCCTTCGGGATGAAATTGAACGGTTACTGGGACCGGCGATAGAAATAAGAGGCATTAATTGTACGAGAAACTTTTCAAATTAGCGAATGCGGGATACAAAACTAAACGTTTTTATTATTGATGACAGCATTGTTTTCAGGAACATATTAGTGTCAATCGTAGAAGCTTTTCCTGAAACAAATTGTGTCGGTAAATCATATTCAGGTGAAGGCGCCTTAAGGCAGCTCAAGAAGCTAGATGTGGATTTGGTTATTATAGATGTTTTTATGCCGGATATGGACGGCCTGGCGGTATTTAAAGCGATCAAGAAAAATTATCCGAACCTTCCGGTTGTTATGATTAGTGGAGTCGTTGACCAAAGCAATCCGCTAGTGATGGAGGCATTAAAGTTGGGCGCGTTGGGGTTCATAGAAAAAGCAAATACCCTGGATGCCAAATCCCAGCAATTAAGGTTAGAAGCCAGATTAAAAGAAGTGGTAGACTTGGTGTACTCGGGGAATTTTTCCAATCATTCAATGCTTGGCCCTCGTATTGCCAAGCACAGAAAGCGACTTTCAAAAGTAGATATGGTTTTAATAGGCTCATCTACTGGTGGGCCAAGCGCTTTACGAAAAGTCATTCCGCTCTTGGATAGTGATATCGGGTGTCCTGTGCTTATTGTTCAACACATGCCTGAAATTTATACGGCATCATTGGCCAAGCATTTGGCGAAAGAATCAAAAATAGACGTTAGCGAAGCTGCTTCTGGTATGATCGTTTCTCCTAACCAAGTACTCATTGCGCCAGGTGGGCATCATATGGGCATTATTAAAGGAAGTAGAGGCTATGAAATTGCATTAAATAAGAACGCCCCAGTAAACTCGTGTCGCCCGTCTATTGATGTTTTATTCGAATCGACAGCTAATAATTTTTCGGGAGAAATATTGGTCATTATATTAACCGGGATGGGGCGAGATGGCACAGCCGGAGTACGAGCGCTACGAAAAGTTAACCCCCTGTACTGTATTGTTCAGAGCCCTGATACCTGTATTGTGGATGCCATGCCAAGGCATATAATAGAAGATGGCCTTGCCGATAAGATTTTGCCGATTGATTCTATTTCTGAAGCGATTAATCTATTAGCACGTAGAAATAGGGCTCCTACCAACTTCATGGAATCGAATACTCACATTATTTAGTCGAATGAGTGTCAATAACCATCTAGACAAGAAAGTGTATGATCTGCTTCGAGGTTATATTGAAGAGCACTGTAGTATCTCCCTAAACGAAGATAAAA is a window encoding:
- a CDS encoding aspartate aminotransferase (catalyzes the formation of oxalozcetate and L-glutamate from L-aspartate and 2-oxoglutarate) is translated as MLSHSYIQDLFAERIGGKLYGKSTELYKFAKIKLAKNEAILEKPHLDIIDMGVGEPDDMAFPEIVSALQLEAALPENRTYADNGCREFKAAVAHYMLNLFNVKLNPDTNIIHSIGSKSALSILPTCFINPGDVALMTIPGYNIFATHTRYLGGEVFNLPLTEDNHYLPDLNAIPNEIVERAKVLVLNYPNNPTGASAPLEFYRDAIAWARQNEIIIIQDAAYSALVYDGVYRSIFQVPEAMENCIEVHSLSKSFNMTGWRMGWVCGNPLIIKAYGDVKNNTDSGQFLAIQKAAALALYTPQITDKIMKKYSRRMHLLMGALSELGFIVSMPKGSFFLYTKAPRSAKRGSEITHFSNAEDFSQWLIREHLISTVPWDDTEAGIRFSVTFHAPSPVEEMYVVDEIKARLQNYIFTF
- a CDS encoding pantoate--beta-alanine ligase — translated: MEVYERIKDIKEKVDALRKEGKTIGLVSTMGYLHEGHLRLFDEAKKKADIVIVAVFVNPKQFGPNETLAKYPKDLEGDKKKCEARGIDILFAPSVEEIYPKGFSTSVAEDELSKDLCGKSRPYYFKGVTTLIAVYLNAIKPDGLCLGQRDAQLTAVVTKMIKDLQFDVKLCEIPIVRDEHGVVYSSSYFLMTDAQRNDARKVYEALEAGKKMADQGMRNVDRIIAEATHKLRQSLRLRVIYVSVVDKVTMKPLREVVPGQTLLMTAVWLDEYRLIDNIIL
- a CDS encoding L-aspartate oxidase; translated protein: MGYDVVVVGSGIAGLSFALEVAQKGYSVAIITKKNRADSNTNYAQGGIACVTSKGDAFDLHIKDTLDAGDGLNDESVARKIVEEAPACIEELIQFGVQFSQEQNGSFSLGQEGGHSQRRILHANDVTGKVIESALLDSVAKLKNIEVLEHFFAIDLITLKKNFPEHYSKHNEVLGLYALDTNKGEVKTFAAKVILIATGGIGQAYQFTTNPDIATGDGIAMAYRAGVGISNMEFVQFHPTALYTKDDDRFLISEAIRGEGAILRDMEGNSFMPKYDTRGDLASRDIVARAIDLEMKQSGSKHVWLDITHESEDYLKKRFPHIFETLLQRGINMAKDYIPVVPAAHYLCGGIVTNISAETELPGLYACGEAACTGLHGANRLASNSLLEAVVMARRGARSVIDYLKRYQDDSMPLPSWVSGDIQDSDERVVLSHNWEELKQTMWDYVGIVRSTKRLQRAKTRIQNLSNEINEYYWDFKVEPKLLELRNLTQVALLVIECAMQRKESRGLHYTLDYLEKLEDAKPSYIIKPEEKEICASK